The sequence below is a genomic window from Cryobacterium arcticum.
GTAGATCCAGCCGCGATGGCCGTCGTGGCCCACCATCACGGTGCCGAGGAGTGTGTTGCCCTGGCGCTCGATTGCCGTGATCTCGGTGCCTGCGTTCTCGGTGCCTGCGTTCTCGGTATCGGCGAACACGCCCAGAACCGTGGCGGAGTCGGTGCCGAGCGCTCGTTGCAGGTCGGCGGCCGGCGGATTCCATGGGCGGGTGAGCCCGGTGGTCTCCCAGAGCGCGATGACGGACTCGAAGTCGGCTGGGGTGATGGCGGCGATCTGCATCGATCCATTGTGCCCGGCTCAGGGGCCGGCGGGCATCCGGTCGGTCGACCGGTCGGTGATCTCGCACCAGCGCGGGCCGCCGTCCAGACGCCGTCGCGCGCTGGCATGCTGGAGGGATGACTGACGCTCTCTTCCACCTGCCCGGCGGCCCGTTCACCCTGCGACCGGCGCTCGCCGGGGACGTGGCCGCCATCGTCGGCCTGCTGGCCGACGATCACCTGCGAGCCGCCGAGGAGTCCACGGAGGATCTGGCGCCCTACCTGGCGGCGTTCACGGCCATCGACACCTCGCCGGATCACCACCTCGTGGTCGTGGTCGACCCGGCCGGCGGGGTGGTGGCTACCCAGCAGTTGTCCCTGCTGCCCGGCCTCGCCCGGGCCGGCTCCACCCGGCTGCAGGTTGAGGCGGTCCGGGTGAGCTCCGGCCTGCGCGGCAACGGCCTGGGCAGCGCGATGATTGAGTGGGCCGTCGAGTTCGGCCGTACCCACGGATGCCGACTCGTGCAACTGACTTCGGACGAATCCCGCATCGACGCACACCGCTTCTACGAACGCCTAGGTTTCGCACCTACCCACTTGGGTTTCAAGTTGCACCTGTAACCCGCCCGGAAGTTTTCGGTGCTTGAGTCACAGTTCGCCGGAGGGAGAGGGTTCGGAGGGCGGGGGAGGTTACGGGGGCGTTAACTCTGGGGCGGGGCGTGGGAACCCATAGGTCTATGGGGAGGGTGGTCGGTTAGACTGCACAGCAGTAGAAACCAACTGAATACTGGGCCACACGATCGATGCGGGAGAGTTCGACGTCAGAAGACGAGCGAACACCGAAGGAGCAATCCTCCCCGACAATCTCTCAGGTACTCGTACCGCATCGAACGGGCCACTCTGAAAAGCGGATGTGCACAGCGCGTCCGGGTCTCGCTTCTGCGGGCTCCGGCGGCACGGGCCACATCCCGCCCATGGTGAAAGCCGGGAGCGCACACGCGCCCGGCGAAGCTCTCAGGCCTGACGACAGAGGGGGAGTTCCCACCGGGGTTCGAACGAGCCCCGGAGCACCTCACCGGGCACGCGCCCGGCGATGAACCGGAGAACTCATGACCTCGGCCAGCCCAGACCAGACCAGCACCGACTCGACCAGCACCGCCACGGACGCCGCCGCGACCGAACGGTTCTCGCCGCTGCACGCCGCCCACGTGGCCGCCGGCGCCAGCTTCACCGACTTCGCCGGCTGGCAGATGCCCGTGCGCTACTCCAGCGATCTCGCCGAACACCACGCCGTACGCAAGGCGGCAGGCCTCTTCGACCTCTCGCACATGGCCGAGATCCGGGTCAGCGGCCCGCAGGCCGGCGAGTTCCTCGACCACGCGCTGGCCGGGCAACTGTCGGTCATCGACCTGATGCAGGCCAAGTACAGCCTGCTGCTGAACTCCCGCGGCGGCATCATCGACGACCTCGTCGTCTACCGCACCGGGGAGACCGAGTTCCTCGTCGTCGCCAACGCCGGCAACCACGACCAGGCCCTCGAGGCCCTCACCACCCGGTCCGCCCGGTTCGACGTGACCGTCACCGACGAGAGCGGCGACACTGCGCTCATCGCCGTGCAGGGCCCCAACGCCCTCGCGATCGTGCAGGCCACCGCTGGGCTCAGCGTCGACGGAGACCTCACCGGGCTCCGCTACTACCGCGCGATCACCGCCGGCTTCAATGGCGCTCCGGTGCTCGTGGCCCGCACTGGCTACACGGGCGAAGACGGTTTCGAGCTCTACCTGCCCAATGCGGATGCCCTCGCCCTCTGGGACGCCCTCGTTGTCGCCGGCGCCCCGCACGGGCTGGTTCCGGCCGGGCTCGCCAGCCGCGACACCCTGCGGCTCGAAGCCGGGATGCCGCTCTACGGCCACGAGCTGACCACCTCCACCTACCCCGCCCAGGCCGGGCTCGGCCGCGTGGTCAACCTGGCCAAGCCCACCGACTTCGTCGGCCGCACCGCCAGCGAAGAGGGCCCGTCCGGCGAGGCGCACGTGCTCGTCGGCCTGGTCTCGGCCGGCAAGCGCGCCGGCCGCGCCGGCTACGAGATCTTCCGCAGCATCGACGCCACCGAACCCGAAGGCGTCATCACCAGCGGAGCACTCTCGCCCACCCTCGGCTACCCGATCGCCATGGCGTACGTCGCGCCGCCGCTGGCCCGCCTCGACACCGAGGTGTTCATCGACGTGCGCGGCACCCGCGCCCCGGCCACCGTCATCGCGCTGCCCTTCTACAAGCGCGCCAAGTAGCGCAGAACGGCGGCGTGCCCGCCCCGGGCATCCGTTCACCCGGCGTCCCGCGCTTCACCCCACAACCGATCAGCACCACCGATACACAGCACTGATCCACCCCCGTGATCACCCTTTGAGAGGAACCCCCATGGCCGACAAGACCGAACTCCAGTACACCGCAGAGCACGAATGGGTGCTCGTCAACGGCGACACCGCCACCGTCGGCATCACCGCCTACGCCGCCGACAAGCTCGGTGACGTGGTCTTCGTGGAGCTGCCCGAGGTCGGCAGCTCCGTCGCCTCCGGCACCGTCGTCGGTGAGATCGAGTCGACCAAGTCGGTCGGCGAGCTCTTCGCCCCCATCGACGGCACCGTCGCCGAGGTCAACGACGCCGTGGTCGCCAGCCCCGAACTCGTCAACAGCGACCCGCTCGGCGAGGGCTGGCTCATCAAGGTCACCTTCGAGAGCCTGCCTGCGCTGCTCAGCTACGCCGAGTACTCCGCCATCATCGGCGAGTAACAGCCCGCCAGTCCCCAGCCACCCGCCTCACCTCGCACGACCGAATCAGACCCCGGAAAGAGCCTTCCCCCACATGTCGCAGCCCTTCACCCAGCGTCACATCGGCACGGATGCCGACGCTCAGTCCCACATGCTGGCCGTCCTCGGCCACACCAGCGTCGAATCGCTCGTGAACGCCGCCGTTCCCGCGACAATCCAGGTCGAACAGTTCCGCGAGGCGGGCGACAGCACCTTGCCACCGGCCGCGACCGAGCGTGAGGCCATCCAGGAACTAAGGGCGCTGGCCGACAAGAACACGGTCAAGCGCTCGATGATCGGGCTCGGCTACTACGACACGATCACGCCCGCCGTGATCAAGCGCAACGTGCTGGAGAACCCGAGCTGGTACACCGCGTACACGCCGTACCAGCCGGAGATCAGCCAGGGCCGCCTCGAGGCGATCATCAACTTCCAGACCATGGTCGCCGACCTCACGGGCATGGCCACCGCCAACGGGTCGATGCTCGACGAGTCCACCTCGGTCGTCGAGGGCATGCTGCTGGCCCGCCGGGCGTCGAAGTCACCGTCGAACCGCTTCATCGTCGACGCGGATGCGCTGCCCCAGACCCACGCGCTGCTGGGCAACCGCGCGCACGCGCTCGGCATTGAACTGGCCGTGCTGCCCCTGGACGAGAGCACCACCGCGGCGGACCTCGGCGACTACTTCGGCATCTTCGTGCAGTACCCCGGAGCATCCGGCCGCATCTGGAACCCCGGCGCCGTGATCGCGCTCGCGCACGAGAACAAGGCCCTGGCCGTGGTGGCCGCGGACCTGCTCGCCCTCGCCCTGATCACCTCGCCCGGCGAACTCGGCGCCGACGTGGCCGTGGGCACCAGCCAGCGCTTCGGCGTGCCGATGGGCTTCGGTGGACCGCACGCCGGCTACTTGGCCGTGCGCAAGGGGCTGGAGCGCCAGATGCCCGGCCGCCTCGTGGGTGTGAGTGTCGACGCCGCCGGCCATCCCGCCTACCGCCTGTCGCTGCAGGTGCGGGAGCAGCACATCCGCCGCGACAAGGCCACCTCCAACATCTGCACGGCCCAGGTGCTGCTGGCCGTCATGGCCGGCATGTACGCGGTCTACCACGGCCCCGATGGACTCAAGGCGATCGCCACCGAGGTGCACGACCGCGCCGGCTCCCTCGTCGCGGCCCTGCGCGCCCTCGACGTCGACGTGATCAACGACACCTTCTTCGACACCGTGCGGGTGTCCGTGCCTGCCGGTGCCGCCGAGATCGTCGCCCAGGCCGCCGCCGCCGGGTACAACCTGCACCAGGTGGACGTGACGACCATCGGCATCTCGGTCGACGAGACCACCACCGCGGCCGACCTCACCGCCGTCGTCGGCTTCTTCGGCGGACGTGACGCCTTCGGCCACGTCGACCTCGACGCGATCGAGCGCGGCCTGCCCGACGACCTGACCCGCACGAGCGAGTACCTCACCCACGCCGTCTTCAACACGCACCGCTCCGAGACCAGCATGATGCGCTACCTCAAGCGCCTCGCCGACTACGACTACGCGCTGGACCGCGGAATGATCCCGTTGGGCTCCTGCACCATGAAGCTCAACGCCGCCACCGAGATGGAGGCTGTCACCTGGCCCGAGTTCGGCGGGCTGCACCCGTTCGCACCGCGAGCCGACGTCGAGGGCTACCTCGAACTCATCCGCCAGCTCGAAACCTGGCTGACGGATGTCACCGGCTACGACTCGGTGTCGCTGCAGCCCAACGCCGGCAGCCAGGGCGAACTCGCCGGGCTCCTGGCCATCCGCGGGTTCCACCTCGCCAACGGCGACGTGGACCGCACGGTTTGCCTGATCCCGTCCAGCGCGCACGGCACCAACGCGGCATCCGCGGTGCTGGCCGGCATGCGTGTTGTGGTCGTCGCCTGCGACGAGCTCGGCAACGTCGACCTCGACGACCTGCGCGCCAAGATCGCTGAGCACGCCGGCAACCTGGCCGCGCTGATGATCACCTACCCGTCCACCCACGGGGTGTACGAGCACGAGGTCGGCGCGATCTGCGCCGCCGTGCACGACGCCGGCGGCCAGGTCTACGTCGACGGCGCCAACCTCAACGCGCTGCTCGGCTTCGCCCGGTTCGGCGACTTCGGCGGCGACGTGTCGCACCTCAACCTGCACAAGACCTTCTGCATCCCGCACGGCGGCGGCGGCCCCGGCGTGGGTCCGGTCGCGGCCAAGGCGCACCTCGCCCCGTTCCTGCCCGGGCACCCGCTCGCGCAGGACGACGAGCACTACCTGCTCGGCGCCACCGGCGCCGAGACCGTCGTGCACGGCGGTGGCCCGGTCTCGGCCGCGCCCTACGGCAGCCCGAGCATCCTGCCCATCTCCTGGGCGTACGTTCGCATGATGGGCGCCGATGGTCTCAAGCAGGCCACCGGCGCGGCCGTGCTCGCGGCCAACTACGTGGCCAAACAGCTCAGCGACCACTATCCGGTGCTTTACGCCGGCGACAACGGCCTCGTCGCGCACGAGTGCATCCTCGACCTCCGCCCGCTCACCGCGGCCACCGGGGTCACCGTCGACGACGTGGCCAAGCGCCTGGTCGACTATGGCTTCCACGCGCCCACCATGAGCTTCCCGGTGGCGGGAACCCTCATGGTCGAACCCACCGAGAGCGAAGACCTCGGCGAGATCGACCGGTTCATCGAAGCCATGATCGGCATCAAGGCCGAGGCGGATGCCGTGGCCGCCGGCACCTGGCCGGCCGACGACAACCCGCTGCACAATGCGCCGCACACCGCCCAGAGCGTCATCGAGGGGGAGTGGACCCACCCGTACGACCGCGAGACGGCCGTGTACCCCGTGCGCACGCTCATCCGCAACAAGTACTGGGCGCCGGTGCGCCGCATCGACAACGCCTACGGCGACCGCAACCTGGTCTGCGCCTGCCCGCCGCCCGAGGCCTTCGAGTAGAAGGCGCCAGCTTTCGGGTCGCGCCCGATCGCTGGTCGAGCTTGTCGTCGCCGCGCTGAGCCTGTCGAAGTAAACCTGGTGACGTGCGGTTGTGTCGGGCCCGCTTCGTCGGTCGAGCTTGTCGAGACCTGGTGACCGTGACTTTACTGCGCTGCTGTCGTCTCGAGATCGGCTTGCGGGGTCTCGACAGGCTCGACCAGCGTGTGGGGGCGTGTCCGAGATCGGCCGTCGGTCGTTCTCGGTCGACCGCTGGCTGTCCTCGAGTTGGACCGCTTCGTCGGTCGAGCTTGTCGAGACCTGGTGACCGGGACTTCACTGCGCTGCCGCGGTCTCGAGATCGGCTCGCGGGGTCTCGACAGGCTCGACCAGCGTGTGGGGGCGTGGCCGAGATAGGCCGTCGGTCGTTCTCGGTCGACCGCCGGCTGTCCTCGAGTTGGACCGTCTCGGCGGTCGAGCTTGTCGAGACCTGGTGACGTGCGCGGGGTCGTGACCGCTTCGTCGGTCGAGCTTGTCGAGTTCTGGTGACCGGGACTTTACTGCGCTGCCGTGGTCACGGGATCGGCTCGCGGGGTCTCGACAGGCTCGACCAGCGTGTGGGGGCGTGTCCGAGATCGGCCGTCGGTCGTTCTCGGTCGACCGCCGGCTGTCCTCGGGCTGGACCGCTTCGTCGGTCGAGCTTGTCGAGACCTGGTGACCGGGACTTTACTGCGCTGCCGTCGTCTCGAGATTGGCTCGCGGGGTCTCGACAGGCTCGACCAGCGTGTGGGGGCGGTCACGAAATTGGCTTGCGGGGTCTCGACAGGCTCGACCAGCGTGAGGGGGCGTTCGCTAGGTCGACCCGCGTGTGGGGGCCTTCGCCAGGTCGACCAGCGGGGCGGCTTACGTCGTGGGGGTGAGCAGGGCGGGCCACCAGAGCACCGCGAGGGGGTAGCCGACGAACGAGAGGATGTCGAGCACCCAGTGCGCGATCACCAGGGGCATCACCCGCCCCCAGCGCAGATAGCACCAGCCGAAGACCACACCCATCAGGGCGTTGCCCACGAACGGCCCGATGCCCTGGTAGAGGTGATAGCTGCCGCGTAACAGCGCCGCCGAGACGATGATGGTCCAGGTGTTCCAGCCCAGCTCGCGCAGCCGGGTG
It includes:
- a CDS encoding GNAT family N-acetyltransferase, whose product is MTDALFHLPGGPFTLRPALAGDVAAIVGLLADDHLRAAEESTEDLAPYLAAFTAIDTSPDHHLVVVVDPAGGVVATQQLSLLPGLARAGSTRLQVEAVRVSSGLRGNGLGSAMIEWAVEFGRTHGCRLVQLTSDESRIDAHRFYERLGFAPTHLGFKLHL
- the gcvP gene encoding aminomethyl-transferring glycine dehydrogenase encodes the protein MSQPFTQRHIGTDADAQSHMLAVLGHTSVESLVNAAVPATIQVEQFREAGDSTLPPAATEREAIQELRALADKNTVKRSMIGLGYYDTITPAVIKRNVLENPSWYTAYTPYQPEISQGRLEAIINFQTMVADLTGMATANGSMLDESTSVVEGMLLARRASKSPSNRFIVDADALPQTHALLGNRAHALGIELAVLPLDESTTAADLGDYFGIFVQYPGASGRIWNPGAVIALAHENKALAVVAADLLALALITSPGELGADVAVGTSQRFGVPMGFGGPHAGYLAVRKGLERQMPGRLVGVSVDAAGHPAYRLSLQVREQHIRRDKATSNICTAQVLLAVMAGMYAVYHGPDGLKAIATEVHDRAGSLVAALRALDVDVINDTFFDTVRVSVPAGAAEIVAQAAAAGYNLHQVDVTTIGISVDETTTAADLTAVVGFFGGRDAFGHVDLDAIERGLPDDLTRTSEYLTHAVFNTHRSETSMMRYLKRLADYDYALDRGMIPLGSCTMKLNAATEMEAVTWPEFGGLHPFAPRADVEGYLELIRQLETWLTDVTGYDSVSLQPNAGSQGELAGLLAIRGFHLANGDVDRTVCLIPSSAHGTNAASAVLAGMRVVVVACDELGNVDLDDLRAKIAEHAGNLAALMITYPSTHGVYEHEVGAICAAVHDAGGQVYVDGANLNALLGFARFGDFGGDVSHLNLHKTFCIPHGGGGPGVGPVAAKAHLAPFLPGHPLAQDDEHYLLGATGAETVVHGGGPVSAAPYGSPSILPISWAYVRMMGADGLKQATGAAVLAANYVAKQLSDHYPVLYAGDNGLVAHECILDLRPLTAATGVTVDDVAKRLVDYGFHAPTMSFPVAGTLMVEPTESEDLGEIDRFIEAMIGIKAEADAVAAGTWPADDNPLHNAPHTAQSVIEGEWTHPYDRETAVYPVRTLIRNKYWAPVRRIDNAYGDRNLVCACPPPEAFE
- the gcvH gene encoding glycine cleavage system protein GcvH codes for the protein MADKTELQYTAEHEWVLVNGDTATVGITAYAADKLGDVVFVELPEVGSSVASGTVVGEIESTKSVGELFAPIDGTVAEVNDAVVASPELVNSDPLGEGWLIKVTFESLPALLSYAEYSAIIGE
- the gcvT gene encoding glycine cleavage system aminomethyltransferase GcvT — its product is MTSASPDQTSTDSTSTATDAAATERFSPLHAAHVAAGASFTDFAGWQMPVRYSSDLAEHHAVRKAAGLFDLSHMAEIRVSGPQAGEFLDHALAGQLSVIDLMQAKYSLLLNSRGGIIDDLVVYRTGETEFLVVANAGNHDQALEALTTRSARFDVTVTDESGDTALIAVQGPNALAIVQATAGLSVDGDLTGLRYYRAITAGFNGAPVLVARTGYTGEDGFELYLPNADALALWDALVVAGAPHGLVPAGLASRDTLRLEAGMPLYGHELTTSTYPAQAGLGRVVNLAKPTDFVGRTASEEGPSGEAHVLVGLVSAGKRAGRAGYEIFRSIDATEPEGVITSGALSPTLGYPIAMAYVAPPLARLDTEVFIDVRGTRAPATVIALPFYKRAK
- a CDS encoding GNAT family N-acetyltransferase; this translates as MQIAAITPADFESVIALWETTGLTRPWNPPAADLQRALGTDSATVLGVFADTENAGTENAGTEITAIERQGNTLLGTVMVGHDGHRGWIYYLAVAPSEQGTGLGRMLMDAAEAWLVDHGAVKVQLMVRQTNVAVTGFYDRLGYADADVRVLAKRLD